In Cardinium endosymbiont of Dermatophagoides farinae, the sequence CCATATTCTACCCTTGTCTTTGTTTAAATTTAGGCTGCTTCTTATTGATTACATACAATACACCTTTACGGCGTACAATCTTGCAATCCACACTTCTTTTTCTAACAGATGTTTTAACTTTCATAATTCGTCTACCTATTCGGTTGTTTTGTATCTGTGCACAATCCTGGCTTGCGTTAAATCATACGGGGTTAATTCCATTCTAACGGAATCGCCAGGAAGAATCCTAATATAGTTTTTACGCATCTTCCCAGAAATATGCGCCCTAACGATATGACCATTTTTAAGCGC encodes:
- the rpmJ gene encoding 50S ribosomal protein L36; this translates as MKVKTSVRKRSVDCKIVRRKGVLYVINKKQPKFKQRQG
- the infA gene encoding translation initiation factor IF-1, encoding MAKIPPIEQGGIVQEALPNAVFKVALKNGHIVRAHISGKMRKNYIRILPGDSVRMELTPYDLTQARIVHRYKTTE